In a genomic window of Salegentibacter salegens:
- the bshA gene encoding N-acetyl-alpha-D-glucosaminyl L-malate synthase BshA — MKIAIVCYPTFGGSGVVATELGLALAKRGHEIHFVTYSQPVRLDQLSSNVRFHEVHVPEYPLFHYQPYELALSSKLVNVVKQFDIELLHVHYAIPHAYAGYMAKKMLAEEGISLPMVTTLHGTDITLVGNHPFYKPAVTFSINNSDVVTSVSKSLKEDTLKFFKIRNKIEVVPNFIDCSKYDNKAFTDCQREMMAENKEKIITHISNFRKVKRIDDVIKIFYEIQKKIDAKLMMVGEGPEKEMAEDLVDELNIGDKVMFLGQSHEIDKILCFSDLFLLPSEKESFGLSALEAMVNGVAIISTNTGGLPEVNQNGISGYLSNVGDVQEMAANAIKILENDETLEKFKNNARSVAEKFDIQNIMPLYEDIYKRALQTTL, encoded by the coding sequence ATGAAAATAGCCATTGTATGTTATCCTACCTTTGGAGGTAGTGGAGTGGTAGCCACAGAGCTAGGCCTGGCCCTTGCAAAACGCGGCCACGAGATACATTTTGTAACTTACAGTCAACCTGTACGTTTAGATCAACTTTCCAGCAATGTGCGTTTTCACGAAGTGCATGTACCTGAATATCCACTTTTTCACTATCAGCCTTACGAGCTCGCATTAAGTAGTAAACTGGTAAATGTGGTAAAGCAATTTGATATTGAGCTTTTGCACGTTCACTATGCAATTCCGCACGCATATGCCGGGTATATGGCGAAAAAAATGCTTGCTGAAGAAGGGATTAGCCTGCCCATGGTAACCACACTACACGGTACCGATATTACTTTGGTTGGCAATCATCCTTTTTACAAACCGGCAGTAACTTTTAGCATAAACAATAGCGATGTAGTGACTTCGGTTTCTAAGAGTTTAAAAGAAGACACTTTAAAATTCTTTAAAATCAGGAATAAAATTGAGGTGGTGCCCAATTTTATAGATTGTAGCAAATACGATAATAAAGCCTTTACCGATTGCCAACGTGAAATGATGGCCGAAAATAAAGAGAAAATTATTACGCATATTAGTAACTTCAGAAAAGTGAAGCGCATAGATGATGTAATTAAGATTTTTTATGAAATTCAGAAGAAAATTGATGCGAAATTGATGATGGTTGGGGAAGGCCCTGAAAAAGAAATGGCAGAAGACCTGGTAGATGAACTTAATATTGGAGATAAAGTAATGTTCCTGGGGCAGAGCCACGAAATAGACAAAATTCTTTGTTTTTCTGATTTATTTCTACTGCCTTCAGAAAAAGAAAGCTTCGGTCTTTCCGCCCTGGAAGCTATGGTTAATGGCGTAGCTATTATTTCTACAAATACCGGCGGACTTCCGGAAGTTAATCAAAATGGAATTTCTGGTTATTTAAGCAATGTGGGCGATGTGCAGGAAATGGCCGCGAATGCCATAAAGATCCTTGAAAATGATGAAACTCTTGAGAAATTTAAGAATAACGCCAGAAGTGTTGCTGAAAAATTTGACATTCAAAATATAATGCCGCTTTACGAAGATATTTATAAAAGAGCTTTACAAACTACCTTATAA
- a CDS encoding VOC family protein → MATLNPYLNFNGKTEEAFNFYKSVFGGDFSHLMRFKDMPPSEEGPDKLPKEYENYILHVSLPIGDSDLMGSDCIEEFGQKAIFGSSNYVSVTPKSEEETRHIFKELSAGGEIEMPLEEMFWGDLFASFSDKFGIKWMLNYPIEK, encoded by the coding sequence ATGGCAACACTAAATCCTTATTTAAATTTTAACGGCAAAACCGAAGAAGCTTTTAACTTTTACAAATCGGTTTTTGGAGGTGATTTTTCACACTTGATGCGCTTTAAAGATATGCCACCGAGCGAAGAAGGACCAGATAAATTGCCGAAGGAATATGAAAATTATATTTTGCACGTTTCCCTGCCCATTGGAGACAGCGATTTAATGGGATCTGACTGTATTGAAGAATTTGGGCAAAAAGCCATTTTTGGTAGCAGTAATTATGTTTCTGTAACTCCAAAAAGCGAAGAAGAAACCCGCCATATATTCAAAGAACTTTCTGCCGGTGGTGAAATTGAAATGCCCCTGGAAGAAATGTTCTGGGGTGATCTTTTCGCGAGTTTTTCAGATAAATTTGGGATAAAATGGATGCTGAATTATCCAATCGAGAAATAA
- a CDS encoding DinB family protein, which translates to MKNSILGIALFLIASMPLTAQLNTNNKEFLFNYFEETTEHLKNKISGLSEKQMHFKPSEDQWSISQCIEHIILTEKMLFEMAKSELEKPKNPERKGEVKFKDEDLIEGIKDRSKKAQATDELTGEGKYNSPQEAMVDFKKQRQLVLDFIEHIQLETFRNHISDSPFGAVDAYQSMLFIAGHTARHTLQIEEIKASEEFPE; encoded by the coding sequence ATGAAAAATTCAATTTTAGGTATTGCTTTGTTTTTAATAGCAAGTATGCCGCTTACCGCTCAGCTAAATACGAACAACAAGGAATTTTTGTTCAATTATTTTGAAGAAACAACGGAGCATTTGAAAAATAAAATTTCCGGACTTTCAGAAAAGCAAATGCATTTTAAACCTTCCGAAGATCAATGGTCTATTAGCCAATGTATCGAACACATTATTTTAACGGAAAAAATGCTGTTTGAAATGGCCAAAAGCGAACTGGAAAAACCTAAAAATCCGGAAAGAAAAGGGGAGGTGAAATTTAAAGACGAAGATTTAATTGAAGGAATAAAAGACAGAAGTAAGAAGGCCCAGGCTACTGATGAATTAACGGGCGAGGGAAAATATAACAGCCCTCAAGAAGCTATGGTAGATTTTAAAAAACAACGGCAATTGGTACTGGATTTTATAGAGCATATCCAATTAGAAACTTTCAGAAATCATATTAGCGATTCTCCTTTTGGCGCAGTAGATGCTTATCAATCTATGCTGTTTATTGCCGGGCACACCGCAAGACATACGCTTCAGATTGAGGAGATAAAAGCTTCGGAAGAATTTCCTGAATAA
- a CDS encoding FAD-binding and (Fe-S)-binding domain-containing protein, protein MKEKLNLLSQQIDGQLYDDKLWRSIFATDASVYREMPLAVCYPKSENDLKKLIKFAKTNKTSLIPRTAGTSLAGQCVGDGIVVDVSKHFTKIIKIDREAKTVTLQPGVIRDDLNRVLNEFGLFFGPNTSTSNRCMIGGMVGNNSSGTTSIKYGTTREKLVSLKTILSDASEAEFKDISTEEFQEKLKLKSLEGEIYRNIHKHLSSEENKKELIEKYPPKSLHRRNTGYAIDELLYAEVFSEGSTEALNLCKLLCGSEGTLAFTTEITLKLDDLQPPEAAMIAAHFDSIESCMQAVVPVMRHSLYTCEMMDKTILDCTKQNLKYKENRFFIEGDPKAILMLEIRANTAQEVQEQSQRVLETLKASNLSYAFPVLMGEQIELAMELRKAGLGLLGNIIGDKKAVACIEDTAVAIPYLADYIAEFAEIMKSYGQDAVYYAHAGAGEIHLRPILNLKKSEDVKLFRSITTDVAKLVKKYNGSLSGEHGDGRVRAEFIEMMIGPKNYQILKDIKFTFDPDNIFNPGKITDTAPMDTSLRYEVDRKEPEISTLMDFSESEGILKLSEKCNGSGDCRKSAEAGGTMCPSYRATKDEKDTTRARANTLREFLTNSDKSNRFNHEEIKEAFDLCISCKGCKSECPSSVDVAALKAEFQYQYQRENGKSLRSKAFANNGKMNSLASKTHGIANFFFKNSFTSSIVKKVMGVAPERNLPILAKRTLANYYKQNKKRFQLENPLKTVYFFNDEFTNFLDSEIGIDALELLHKLNYRIEFIKHEESGRSHISKGFLEEAKIFANKNITIFKDLISEERSLIGLEPSAILTFRDEYLRLAENKTDAENLAKNSFIIEEFLKKEIALGNINPEQFTSEEKTIKIHGHCHQKALSNTAVTFDVLNLPKNFKVSIIPSGCCGMAGSFGYEKEHYEVSMNIGEQTLFPAVRKASKETVISANGTSCRHQIFDGTQREAKHPVSILREALV, encoded by the coding sequence ATGAAAGAAAAACTTAACCTACTATCCCAGCAAATTGACGGCCAGTTATATGACGATAAGTTATGGCGATCAATCTTTGCAACCGATGCTTCCGTTTACCGCGAAATGCCTTTGGCAGTTTGTTATCCAAAAAGCGAAAACGATTTAAAGAAGCTTATAAAATTTGCAAAAACAAATAAAACTTCATTAATCCCAAGAACGGCGGGAACCTCGTTGGCGGGGCAGTGTGTGGGCGATGGGATCGTGGTAGATGTTTCAAAACATTTTACAAAAATCATAAAAATAGATCGGGAAGCGAAAACCGTGACCTTGCAGCCCGGGGTAATTCGTGATGACCTGAATAGGGTTTTAAATGAATTCGGCTTGTTTTTCGGTCCAAATACTTCAACTTCCAATCGATGTATGATTGGCGGAATGGTAGGAAATAATTCCAGCGGAACCACTTCTATTAAATATGGTACAACACGCGAAAAATTAGTTTCTTTAAAAACAATACTAAGCGATGCGAGCGAAGCTGAATTTAAAGATATTTCTACGGAAGAATTTCAGGAAAAATTAAAGCTCAAAAGTCTGGAAGGTGAGATTTATCGGAATATTCACAAACACCTATCTTCTGAAGAAAACAAAAAAGAGCTCATTGAAAAATATCCGCCAAAAAGTTTACATAGAAGAAATACCGGGTACGCGATAGATGAATTACTTTATGCTGAAGTTTTTTCTGAAGGATCTACTGAAGCTTTAAATTTATGCAAATTGCTCTGCGGTAGCGAAGGCACCTTAGCCTTCACCACCGAAATCACGTTGAAGCTAGACGATTTGCAACCACCAGAAGCAGCAATGATCGCAGCTCATTTTGATAGTATAGAAAGCTGTATGCAAGCTGTAGTGCCAGTGATGAGGCATTCGCTGTATACCTGCGAAATGATGGATAAGACCATCTTAGATTGTACCAAACAAAACCTAAAATATAAAGAAAACCGGTTTTTTATTGAAGGCGATCCCAAGGCAATTTTAATGCTGGAAATTAGGGCAAATACCGCTCAGGAAGTCCAGGAACAAAGTCAGCGTGTGTTAGAAACCCTAAAAGCTTCCAATTTAAGTTATGCTTTTCCGGTTTTAATGGGCGAACAAATTGAACTGGCAATGGAATTGAGAAAGGCCGGTCTCGGACTTTTGGGTAATATTATTGGTGATAAAAAAGCTGTGGCCTGTATTGAAGATACTGCGGTAGCAATTCCATATTTAGCCGATTATATTGCTGAATTTGCCGAAATTATGAAAAGCTACGGCCAGGATGCTGTCTATTACGCCCACGCCGGTGCCGGGGAAATTCATTTACGACCTATTTTGAATTTAAAGAAATCTGAAGATGTAAAGCTCTTTAGAAGTATTACCACCGATGTTGCTAAATTGGTGAAAAAATACAACGGTTCTTTAAGCGGTGAGCACGGAGATGGTAGGGTAAGGGCCGAGTTTATTGAAATGATGATCGGTCCCAAAAATTACCAGATCCTTAAAGATATTAAATTCACTTTTGATCCCGACAATATTTTTAATCCCGGCAAAATCACCGATACCGCACCAATGGATACTTCCCTTCGGTATGAAGTAGATAGAAAAGAACCCGAGATTTCTACCTTAATGGATTTTTCAGAATCTGAAGGAATTTTAAAACTTTCTGAAAAATGTAACGGTAGCGGCGATTGTAGAAAATCGGCTGAAGCCGGTGGTACCATGTGCCCAAGTTATCGCGCTACTAAAGATGAAAAAGATACCACACGTGCACGAGCCAATACTCTTCGCGAATTTTTAACCAATTCAGATAAAAGCAATAGGTTTAACCATGAAGAAATAAAGGAAGCTTTCGATCTTTGTATTAGTTGTAAAGGTTGTAAAAGTGAATGTCCCTCTAGTGTTGACGTTGCAGCTTTAAAAGCAGAATTTCAGTATCAATATCAAAGAGAAAACGGAAAAAGTTTACGCAGTAAAGCTTTCGCCAATAACGGTAAAATGAATAGCCTGGCTTCAAAAACTCACGGGATTGCTAATTTTTTCTTTAAAAATTCGTTTACTTCCAGCATCGTTAAAAAGGTGATGGGTGTAGCACCAGAAAGGAATTTACCTATTTTGGCAAAGCGAACCCTGGCTAATTATTATAAGCAGAATAAGAAGCGTTTTCAACTTGAAAATCCTCTCAAAACGGTATATTTCTTTAATGATGAGTTCACGAATTTCCTCGATTCAGAAATAGGAATTGATGCGTTAGAATTATTGCATAAACTTAATTACCGAATAGAATTTATAAAGCACGAAGAAAGCGGTAGAAGTCATATTTCTAAAGGTTTCCTGGAAGAAGCAAAGATTTTTGCGAATAAAAACATAACTATTTTTAAAGATTTAATTTCTGAAGAAAGGTCTTTAATCGGGCTGGAACCATCTGCTATTTTAACTTTCCGAGATGAATATTTGCGCTTAGCCGAAAATAAAACCGATGCTGAAAACCTGGCGAAAAATTCTTTTATCATTGAAGAGTTTTTGAAAAAGGAAATCGCACTCGGTAATATAAATCCGGAACAATTTACTTCAGAAGAAAAAACTATTAAAATTCACGGGCATTGTCATCAAAAAGCACTTTCAAATACGGCCGTGACTTTTGATGTTTTAAACCTTCCGAAGAACTTTAAAGTGAGTATTATTCCTTCGGGTTGCTGTGGCATGGCCGGCTCTTTTGGTTATGAAAAAGAACATTATGAAGTAAGTATGAATATTGGTGAACAAACTTTGTTCCCCGCAGTTAGAAAAGCGTCTAAAGAGACAGTGATTTCAGCCAATGGAACGAGTTGCCGCCACCAAATTTTTGATGGTACACAACGGGAAGCCAAACATCCTGTGAGTATTTTACGGGAAGCTTTGGTTTAA
- a CDS encoding UDP-2,3-diacylglucosamine diphosphatase: MSSKRKPEIVVISDVHLGTFGAHATELMDYLESIQPKKLVLNGDFIDIWQFRKSYFPKSHLEVIKKIIDFSTNGTEVIYITGNHDEFLRKFSDTQIGDLQITDKLVLELDGKKAWFFHGDVFDVGIHKAKWIAKLGGWGYDLLILINRLLNFILVKMGKKKYSLSKKIKDSVKNAGKFIAGFEKTVSDLAIENGYKYVICGHIHQPKIIRKTNKKGTCLYLNSGDWVENLSALEYENKKWNLTYYHQLKKQPEKHILAAITVIK, from the coding sequence TTGTCAAGTAAGAGAAAGCCCGAAATAGTCGTGATTTCAGATGTGCACCTTGGAACCTTTGGCGCCCACGCTACAGAACTTATGGATTACCTGGAAAGTATTCAGCCTAAAAAACTGGTGCTTAACGGAGATTTTATAGATATCTGGCAGTTTAGGAAAAGTTATTTCCCAAAATCCCACCTTGAAGTTATTAAAAAGATCATTGATTTTAGCACCAACGGAACCGAGGTTATTTATATCACCGGGAATCACGACGAGTTTCTAAGAAAATTTAGCGACACACAAATTGGCGATTTGCAAATTACCGATAAGTTAGTTTTGGAGTTAGATGGTAAAAAAGCCTGGTTTTTTCACGGTGATGTTTTTGATGTTGGAATTCACAAAGCAAAATGGATCGCCAAACTTGGCGGTTGGGGTTACGATTTATTGATCCTGATTAACCGCTTGTTGAACTTTATTCTAGTGAAAATGGGCAAAAAGAAATATTCGCTATCCAAAAAAATTAAAGACAGCGTAAAAAATGCCGGGAAATTTATTGCAGGATTCGAAAAAACCGTTTCAGATCTTGCTATCGAAAATGGCTATAAATATGTGATTTGTGGCCATATTCACCAGCCTAAAATTATAAGAAAAACCAATAAAAAAGGAACCTGCCTGTATTTGAATTCTGGCGATTGGGTTGAAAATTTAAGTGCTCTTGAATACGAAAATAAGAAATGGAATCTCACTTATTACCATCAGCTCAAAAAACAACCTGAAAAACACATTCTCGCAGCTATTACAGTGATAAAATAA
- a CDS encoding VOC family protein codes for MFKYSAVFSGFSVNDLEKAEEFYKNVLGFSVINNPMGLIELEIPGNNNILIYPKPEHQPADFTVLNIPVENIDEAVNHLTKIGVKFERYEGEIETDKKGICRSDGKEPNLAWFKDRAGNIISILEEKS; via the coding sequence ATGTTTAAGTATTCAGCAGTTTTTAGCGGCTTTTCGGTAAACGATTTAGAAAAGGCAGAGGAATTTTATAAAAATGTACTGGGATTTTCAGTTATAAATAATCCTATGGGACTTATTGAATTGGAAATTCCTGGTAATAATAACATACTTATATATCCAAAACCAGAGCACCAACCGGCAGATTTTACTGTCTTGAATATTCCGGTAGAAAATATAGATGAAGCTGTGAATCACCTAACAAAAATAGGGGTGAAGTTTGAAAGATATGAAGGGGAAATTGAAACCGATAAAAAGGGGATATGCAGAAGCGATGGAAAAGAACCAAATCTTGCATGGTTTAAAGACCGGGCGGGAAATATTATATCAATTTTAGAAGAGAAAAGTTAA
- a CDS encoding nuclear transport factor 2 family protein, protein MTEKEKFIQELNEAFAKGDVPFVLDCMADDIVWEMIGGKTSNGKEEIEKEMAAMKDIEMLEMTMDKVITHGKTAAANGHFRMKHNGEEKAYGFCDLYEFNGFKKAKIKKMTSYVILLKKK, encoded by the coding sequence ATGACAGAAAAGGAAAAATTTATCCAGGAGCTTAATGAGGCGTTTGCAAAAGGAGATGTTCCATTTGTTTTAGATTGTATGGCCGATGATATTGTTTGGGAAATGATTGGAGGAAAAACCAGCAATGGTAAAGAAGAAATTGAGAAGGAAATGGCAGCTATGAAGGATATTGAGATGCTGGAAATGACGATGGATAAAGTGATTACTCATGGAAAAACAGCCGCCGCAAATGGACATTTCAGAATGAAGCATAACGGCGAAGAAAAAGCTTATGGGTTTTGCGACCTCTATGAATTCAACGGATTTAAAAAAGCGAAGATTAAGAAGATGACTTCGTATGTAATCCTTTTGAAGAAGAAATAA
- the aroC gene encoding chorismate synthase: MAGNSFGKLFKLTTFGESHGQAIGGIIDGCPAGIQLDLEKIQAELNRRKPGQSAIVTQRKEPDTVEFYSGIFEEKTTGTPIGFVIKNANQKSKDYSHIKDSYRPSHADYTYDEKYGVRDYRGGGRSSARETACRVVAGAVAKQFLKDIQFNAYTASVGKIELDKNIKELDFSLIETNAVRCPDPASAEKMEDYIKQIRKEGDTVGGTVQCVIKNMPKGLGEPVFDKLHADLGKAMLSINAVKGFEYGSGFEGTKMKGSEHNDLFNNDGSTKTNLSGGIQGGISNGMDIYFNVAFKPVATIMQKQETINKQGENVEMQGKGRHDPCVVPRAVPIVEAMAALVIADYFLQNKSSKI; this comes from the coding sequence ATGGCAGGAAATTCCTTCGGAAAATTATTTAAACTCACCACTTTTGGAGAATCCCACGGGCAGGCCATTGGAGGAATTATAGACGGCTGTCCCGCCGGAATTCAGCTTGATCTGGAAAAGATTCAGGCTGAACTCAATCGCAGAAAACCCGGTCAGTCGGCTATTGTTACTCAAAGAAAAGAACCCGATACCGTAGAATTTTATTCGGGAATTTTTGAAGAAAAAACTACCGGAACTCCTATTGGTTTTGTGATTAAAAATGCAAATCAGAAATCTAAAGATTATTCGCATATAAAAGATTCGTATCGTCCCAGTCACGCCGATTATACTTACGATGAAAAATATGGCGTACGTGATTACCGTGGTGGCGGAAGATCTTCTGCCCGGGAAACTGCCTGCAGGGTAGTGGCCGGCGCTGTGGCGAAACAATTTTTAAAAGATATTCAGTTTAATGCTTATACGGCTTCAGTTGGAAAAATAGAACTCGATAAGAATATCAAAGAACTTGATTTCAGTCTTATTGAAACCAATGCAGTACGTTGCCCAGATCCTGCTTCCGCAGAAAAAATGGAAGATTACATTAAGCAAATTAGAAAAGAAGGAGATACCGTTGGTGGAACCGTACAATGTGTGATTAAAAATATGCCGAAAGGCCTGGGAGAACCGGTTTTTGATAAACTTCACGCCGATTTGGGTAAAGCCATGCTTTCCATAAACGCGGTAAAAGGTTTTGAATACGGCAGCGGATTTGAAGGTACTAAAATGAAAGGAAGTGAACATAACGACCTTTTTAATAATGATGGATCCACAAAAACCAATTTAAGCGGTGGAATACAGGGCGGAATTTCTAACGGAATGGATATTTATTTTAATGTAGCTTTTAAACCTGTGGCTACAATTATGCAAAAACAAGAAACCATAAATAAACAAGGCGAAAATGTAGAAATGCAAGGAAAAGGAAGACACGATCCTTGTGTTGTTCCAAGAGCAGTGCCTATTGTTGAAGCAATGGCCGCATTGGTAATCGCCGATTATTTTCTTCAGAATAAAAGTTCAAAAATTTAA
- a CDS encoding GlxA family transcriptional regulator, whose amino-acid sequence MKKHISILIPRGHTSLVNIVGAHQIFNQVNGFLAERGKKPLFEVELVGISNPTEQTNGLFSVKPEKMIADITKTDLIIIPAIHDQPEIALKRNRDFIPWLKKHYKDGTEIASLCVAAFFLAETGLLDGKQCSTHWIHAEDFKNRYPKANLVADKILTEDSGIYTSGGAYSYLNLLLYLVEKYAGREMAILTSKAFMIDMDKAEQSAFRIFEGQKNHEDPTVKKVQEYIENHFSEKFNVDDLAKRFALSRRSLERRFKKATDNTISQYTQRVKVEAAKRSLETSRENVGEVMFEVGYSDEKAFRNTFKKITGISPVQYRNKYNRARATS is encoded by the coding sequence ATGAAAAAACATATTTCCATACTAATTCCAAGGGGCCATACCAGTTTGGTAAATATTGTTGGTGCGCATCAAATTTTCAATCAGGTGAACGGCTTTTTAGCTGAACGTGGTAAGAAACCACTCTTTGAAGTAGAACTGGTGGGAATTTCGAATCCTACCGAGCAAACCAACGGACTTTTTTCAGTTAAACCGGAAAAAATGATTGCTGATATTACTAAAACCGATCTCATTATTATCCCGGCCATTCATGATCAACCAGAAATTGCGCTTAAGCGGAATAGAGATTTTATACCCTGGCTGAAAAAGCATTATAAGGATGGAACTGAAATTGCTAGTTTATGTGTTGCAGCATTTTTTTTGGCAGAAACCGGACTTTTAGATGGAAAACAATGTTCAACTCATTGGATACACGCTGAAGATTTTAAAAACCGCTACCCCAAAGCCAACCTGGTGGCCGATAAAATTTTGACTGAAGATTCTGGGATTTACACCAGTGGAGGTGCCTATTCCTATTTAAATTTACTTCTGTATTTAGTTGAAAAATATGCCGGTCGCGAAATGGCTATTCTTACTTCCAAAGCTTTTATGATAGATATGGATAAAGCCGAGCAATCTGCTTTTAGGATTTTTGAAGGCCAGAAAAATCACGAAGACCCAACTGTAAAAAAAGTTCAGGAATATATTGAAAACCATTTTTCAGAAAAATTTAATGTAGACGATTTAGCCAAGCGTTTCGCCCTAAGCCGGCGAAGTCTGGAACGCCGATTTAAAAAAGCAACCGATAACACGATAAGCCAGTACACACAACGGGTAAAAGTGGAAGCCGCCAAACGCAGCCTGGAAACTTCCCGTGAAAATGTGGGAGAAGTAATGTTTGAAGTCGGTTATTCTGATGAAAAAGCATTTCGCAACACCTTTAAGAAAATAACCGGAATTTCCCCGGTGCAATACCGAAACAAATACAATCGCGCACGGGCAACCTCTTAA